A genomic segment from Vidua macroura isolate BioBank_ID:100142 chromosome Z, ASM2450914v1, whole genome shotgun sequence encodes:
- the TAL2 gene encoding T-cell acute lymphocytic leukemia protein 2, which translates to MTRKIFTNTRERWRQQNVNSAFAKLRKLIPTHPPDKKLSKNETLRLAMRYINFLVKVLGEPGLQQTAVATRGSILGFFQQAPHLKSMEELALIENCSVSCPGMSSNIVECWSEASSP; encoded by the coding sequence ATGACAAGGAAGATCTTCACCAACACCAGGGAGAGGTGGAGGCAGCAAAATGTCAACAGTGCCTTTGCCAAGCTGAGGAAGCTCATTCCCACCCACCCACCAGACAAAAAACTGAGCAAGAATGAGACGCTCCGCTTGGCCATGAGATACATCAACTTCCTCGTCAAGGTCCTGGGAGAGCCAGGCCTGCAGCAGACAGCAGTGGCAACTCGGGGCAGCATCCTGGGATTCTTCCAGCAAGCCCCACACTTGAAGAGCATGGAAGAGCTGGCACTGATTGAAAACTGTAGTGTCTCCTGTCCCGGCATGAGCAGCAATATAGTAGAGTGTTGGTCAGAGGCATCATCCCCCTAG